From the genome of Lysinibacter sp. HNR:
GATTGAAAACACCTTCGTCTTCTCCCGCGATGAATATTGCGTTGCGAATCGCGAGCGAGCCGGTGTTTCCGCTGACCCCGTCGCTCGCGTCGTACCTGTAGGTGGTTGCCTGCGGGCTGATGAAGTTGCAGCCGCTTACGCCAATGGCAACAGCGGCAGCTAGGACAATAGGTGAAACGATGCGAGTCTTCACGTGGACCCTCCGTTGAATAAGTATGAGTTGTGCGCTAATTGTATCCGCCCAAAGGCAGCGTAATAACGATAGATAACTCTAGTGTAACCACGGATGTACTGGGAAACAGGTTAGGTAAACCTAAATGTTATCAGAGGAGTGTGGTATCCTAGATAGCTGAGCGAGGGAGTTATATTCTATGCAATTTGAGGTTGGCGAGACGGTCGTTTACCCCCACCACGGCGCCGCGAAGATCGTTGAGGTAAAAAATCGCACCATTGATGGTGTCGAAAAGGTATTCCTCAAGCTTGAGGTCAGCCAGGGTGATTTAGAGATCACCGTTCCGGTAGAGAATGTTGAGATGGTTGGTGTTCGTGACGTCATTGACAAAGACGGTCTTAACGAGGTCTTTGAGGTTCTCCGCACTCCTTTTACGGAGGAACCCACCAACTGGTCACGCCGCTATAAGGCCAACCTAGAGAAACTTGCCTCCGGTGACGTGATCAAGGTGTCCGAGGTCGTTCGGGATCTGTGGCGTCGTGATCAAGATCGTGGCCTCTCCGCGGGAGAGAAGCGTATGCTTGCGAAGGCTCGTCAGATTCTGATTTC
Proteins encoded in this window:
- a CDS encoding CarD family transcriptional regulator, giving the protein MQFEVGETVVYPHHGAAKIVEVKNRTIDGVEKVFLKLEVSQGDLEITVPVENVEMVGVRDVIDKDGLNEVFEVLRTPFTEEPTNWSRRYKANLEKLASGDVIKVSEVVRDLWRRDQDRGLSAGEKRMLAKARQILISELALAEKTDEEAASLVLDEVLAS